One genomic window of Pocillopora verrucosa isolate sample1 chromosome 8, ASM3666991v2, whole genome shotgun sequence includes the following:
- the LOC131797297 gene encoding uncharacterized protein — MNIRGMALKGFAFKRMAVAAPHICDILCEREIICQSYNFNRKEQICELNNRTKDARPENFRSDPAWFYIRRLNGRAPLGSIPELPARSCREITASEGKDTPSNNNWLDPSGTGKAVLVYCDMNLEDHDECISGNIACDVNAYCTNTVGSYYCTCKEGYTGDGRSCSDVWTAYTQNPCKNNATCQARFTDRDYHCFRVSGSGFKGHDCDEDTDECLNGTHGCDVNAECNNTLGSYKCTCKDGFQGNGTKCTDTNECTEGKHDCDVNAECNNTLGSYKCTCKDGYEGNGTNCTDHDECISGNNACDFNAYCINTVGSYYCTCKEGYTGDGGSCSDLDECMIGTQNCDVNTKCNYTPRSHNCSYKDGIQGNGTDCTHTNECTEGKHDCDVNAQCNNTLGSYKCTCKDGYEGNGTNCTGFTAVFTNLGKTRLEGPKSIGCHYKDQDHDGQVTVSSGIQLWTVPRTGKYRIEAIGASGGYSEDSFIKTGGRGARMIGNFNLTKDEIIHILVGQKGEKGNLNPKTAGGGGGTFVVRENNISLIIAGGGGGIKKISEQHPGCDASINKTGNAGNNWPLGTGGGNGHGGKTSDQSEGGGGGGGFYTNGQSALSGASGGGKGYLQGGKGGNNRGGFGGGGGLRARNRGAGGGGGYSGGNGGANEEFSCGGGGGSFNSGTNQQNECCFNRYGHGRVIITFLQ, encoded by the exons ATGAACATTCGTGGCATGGCTCTCAAAGGTTTCGCTTTTAAGAGAATGGCGGTGGCGGCTCCTCACATCTGTGATATCTTATGTGAAAGGGAAATTATCTGTCAGAGCTATaatttcaacagaaaagaacaGATCTGTGAATTAAACAACCGCACAAAGGACGCAAGACCCGAGAATTTCCGCTCAGACCCAGCGTGGTTTTATATTCGCCGTTTAAACGGAAGAG CTCCCTTAGGTTCGATACCGGAGTTACCAGCACGTTCATGCCGTGAAATAACAGCAAGCGAAGGGAAAGACACACCAAGCAACAATAACTGGCTGGATCCATCTGGCACTGGGAAGGCAGTGTTGGTTTACTGTGATATGAATTTGGAAG ATCATGATGAATGCATCAGTGGAAACATTGCCTGTGACGTGAATGCATACTGTACCAACACTGTGGGTTCCTATTACTGTACCtgcaaggaaggatacactggcGATGGACGCTCGTGTTCAG atgTTTGGACTGCTTATACGCAAAATCCTTGCAAGAATAACGCAACATGCCAAGCTAGGTTTACAGACAGAGATTATCACTGTTTCCGTGTTAGTGGATCTGGATTTAAAGGCCATGATTGTGATGAGG ACACAGATGAGTGTTTGAACGGAACACACGGTTGTGATGTGaatgctgagtgtaacaataccctgggatcttacaagtgcacgtgtaaagatggatttcaaggaaatggaacCAAATGCACAG ATACCAACGAATGCACTGAAGGAAAACACGACTGTGATGTAaatgctgagtgtaacaataccttgggaTCTTACAAATGCACTTGTAAGGACGGATATGAGGGAAATGGAACCAACTGCACAG ATCATGATGAATGCATCAGTGGAAACAATGCCTGTGACTTCAATGCATACTGTATCAACACTGTGGGTTCCTATTACTGTACCtgcaaggaaggatacactggcGATGGAGGCTCGTGTTCAG ATCTAGATGAGTGTATGATCGGAACACAAAACTGTGATGTAAATACTAAGTGTAACTATACCCCAAGATCTCACAATTGCTCGTATAAAGATGGAATTCAAGGAAATGGAACTGACTGCACAC ATACCAACGAATGCACTGAAGGAAAACATGATTGTGATGTAAATGCTCagtgtaacaataccttgggaTCTTACAAATGCACTTGTAAAGATGGATATGAGGGAAATGGAACCAACTGCACAG GATTTACAGCTGTGTTTACAAATCTTGGGAAGACTAGACTAGAGGGTCCAAAGTCGATTGGTTGTCATTACAAAGATCAAGACCATGACGGACAAGTAACAGTATCCAGTGGTATTCAACTGTGGACTGTGCCACGCACTGGTaaatacagaatagaagcaataggagccTCAGGGGGGTACAGTGAGGACAGTTTTATCAAAACCGGAGGAAGAGGGGCACGAATGAttggaaactttaatttgaccaaagatgagatcattcatatacttgttggtcaaaaaggggaaaaagggAATTTAAACCCAAAAACtgccggaggtggaggaggtacatttgtagtgagagaaaacaacatttccttaatcatagctggaggtggagggggaATTAAAAAGATATCAGAACAACATCCAGGGTGTGATGCGTCCATAAACAAAACAGGAAATGCTGGGAACAACTGGCCATTGGGAACAGGAGGTGGTAACGGACATGGAGGAAAAACGAGTGATCAATCTGAAG GTGGTGGTGGCGGCGGCGGCTTCTACACTAATGGACAAAGTGCTTTGAGCGGTGCTAGTGGAGGAGGTAAAGGATATCTTCAAGGTGGAAAGGGTGGAAATAATAGGGGTGGGTTTGGAGGTGGCGGTGGTTTACGTGCAAGAAACCGTGGAGCTGGAGGCGGTGGAGGTTACTCTGGAGGAAATGGTGGAGCTAATGAAGAGTTTTCTTGTGGAGGAGGGGGTGGATCTTTTAACAGTGGGACAaatcagcagaatgaatgttgttttaATAGGTATGGACATGGTAGAGTGATCATTACGTTTCTTCAGTGA